One genomic segment of Bradyrhizobium diazoefficiens includes these proteins:
- the serB gene encoding phosphoserine phosphatase SerB, translating into MSLVATLICNPNNPALDSTIVDGARAVLPQAAPAHWLFDGVAVDIPFGAQDNLEGDRHAIEQRLRELRGDLPIDVVVQPVGFRRKKLFLADMDSTMIGQECIDELADLVGMKAHVAGITERAMRGEIEFEPALRERVALLKDLPARVVDEVLDKRITLTPGGRELVATMRKHGAYTCLVSGGFTLFTSAVAAKLGFHENRANELVVRDGKFTGEVKEPILGRAAKLATLVDLMESFDLDDIDSLVVGDGANDLAMIQAAGLGVAYHAKPAVAAAAAARIDHGDLTALLYAQGYRRDEFVEA; encoded by the coding sequence ATGTCCCTCGTCGCCACGCTGATCTGCAACCCGAACAATCCTGCGCTCGATTCCACCATCGTCGACGGCGCGCGCGCCGTCCTGCCTCAGGCGGCTCCCGCGCACTGGCTGTTCGACGGAGTTGCGGTCGATATTCCTTTCGGCGCGCAGGATAACCTCGAAGGCGACCGTCACGCCATCGAACAGCGGCTCCGCGAGCTGCGCGGCGACCTTCCGATCGATGTCGTGGTGCAGCCAGTCGGCTTCCGGCGCAAGAAGCTTTTTCTCGCCGACATGGATTCCACCATGATCGGCCAGGAATGCATCGACGAGCTGGCCGACCTCGTCGGCATGAAGGCCCATGTCGCCGGCATCACCGAACGCGCGATGCGCGGCGAGATCGAGTTCGAGCCGGCGCTGCGCGAGCGCGTCGCGCTGCTGAAGGATCTTCCCGCCAGGGTCGTCGACGAGGTGCTGGACAAGCGCATCACGCTGACCCCGGGCGGACGCGAGCTGGTCGCGACCATGCGCAAGCACGGCGCCTACACCTGCCTCGTCTCGGGCGGCTTCACGCTGTTCACCAGTGCGGTTGCCGCCAAGCTCGGCTTCCACGAGAACCGCGCCAACGAGCTCGTCGTGCGCGACGGCAAGTTCACCGGCGAGGTGAAGGAGCCGATCTTGGGCCGCGCGGCCAAGCTTGCGACGCTGGTCGATCTGATGGAGTCGTTCGATCTCGACGACATCGATTCGCTCGTGGTCGGCGACGGCGCCAACGATCTCGCGATGATCCAGGCGGCCGGGCTGGGCGTGGCGTATCACGCCAAGCCGGCAGTGGCCGCGGCCGCAGCGGCGCGGATCGATCACGGCGATCTTACGGCGCTGCTTTATGCGCAGGGGTACCGGCGCGATGAGTTTGTGGAGGCGTAG
- a CDS encoding acetolactate synthase 3 large subunit, with protein sequence MSDKSHDPNQMTGAAMIVRALIDHGVTDIFGYPGGAVLPIYDEIFQQSEVQHILVRHEQGAGHAAEGYARSTGKPGVALVTSGPGATNMVTPLTDALMDSIPLVCISGQVPTHLIGNDAFQECDTVGITRPCTKHNWLVRDVNDLAKVLHEAFYVATSGRPGPVLVDVPKDVQFATGTYHPPRKSDVHRSYAPRVKGDATQIRKAVALLANAKRPVIYSGGGVINSGPEATKLLRELVEVTGFPITSTLMGLGAYPASGKNWLGMLGMHGTYEANMTMHDCDVMLCVGARFDDRITGRVDAFSPGSKKIHIDIDPSSINKNIRVDVPIIGDCGNILGDILQVFKAEAKKPDIKSWWQQIAQWRARNSLYYKKSNDVILPQHAIQSLFEATRGKDTYITTEVGQHQMWAAQFYGFEEPHRWMTSGGLGTMGYGLPAAIGVQVAHPDSLVIDIAGDASVQMTMQEMSTAVQYELPIKIFILNNQYMGMVRQWQQLLHGNRLSHSYSEALPDFVKLAEAYGGVGLQVTKPSDLDGAIKEMISVKRPVLFDCRVAALENCFPMIPSGKAHNEMLLPEQANDEATAKAFAGGKALV encoded by the coding sequence ATGAGCGACAAGAGCCACGATCCGAACCAGATGACCGGCGCCGCGATGATCGTCCGTGCGCTCATCGATCACGGCGTGACCGACATTTTCGGCTATCCCGGCGGCGCCGTGCTTCCGATCTACGACGAGATCTTCCAGCAGAGCGAGGTCCAGCACATCCTGGTCCGCCACGAGCAGGGCGCGGGCCACGCCGCCGAGGGCTATGCGCGCTCGACCGGCAAGCCCGGCGTTGCGCTGGTGACCTCCGGCCCCGGCGCCACCAACATGGTGACGCCGCTGACCGACGCGCTGATGGACTCGATCCCGCTGGTCTGCATCTCCGGCCAGGTGCCGACGCATCTGATCGGCAACGACGCGTTCCAGGAATGCGACACGGTCGGCATCACGCGGCCCTGCACCAAGCACAATTGGCTGGTTCGCGACGTCAATGATCTCGCCAAGGTGCTGCACGAGGCGTTCTATGTCGCAACTTCGGGCCGTCCCGGCCCGGTGCTGGTCGACGTGCCCAAGGACGTGCAGTTCGCCACCGGCACCTATCATCCGCCGCGCAAATCCGACGTGCATCGCTCCTACGCGCCGCGCGTGAAGGGGGATGCGACACAGATCCGCAAGGCGGTGGCGCTGCTCGCCAATGCCAAGCGCCCGGTGATCTACAGCGGCGGCGGCGTCATCAACTCCGGCCCTGAAGCCACCAAGCTGCTGCGCGAGCTGGTCGAGGTCACCGGTTTCCCGATCACCTCGACGCTGATGGGCCTCGGCGCCTATCCAGCATCGGGCAAGAACTGGCTCGGCATGCTCGGCATGCACGGCACTTACGAGGCCAACATGACGATGCATGATTGCGACGTCATGCTGTGCGTCGGCGCGCGCTTCGACGACCGCATCACCGGCCGGGTCGATGCGTTCTCGCCCGGCTCGAAGAAGATCCACATCGACATCGATCCGTCCTCGATCAACAAGAACATCCGTGTCGACGTGCCGATTATCGGCGATTGCGGCAACATCCTCGGCGACATCCTCCAGGTGTTCAAGGCGGAGGCGAAGAAGCCGGACATCAAGTCGTGGTGGCAGCAGATCGCGCAGTGGCGCGCCCGCAACTCGCTCTATTACAAGAAGAGCAATGACGTCATCCTGCCGCAGCATGCGATCCAGAGCCTGTTCGAGGCGACGCGCGGCAAGGACACCTACATCACGACGGAAGTCGGCCAGCATCAGATGTGGGCGGCGCAGTTCTACGGCTTCGAGGAGCCGCACCGCTGGATGACATCAGGCGGCCTCGGCACGATGGGCTACGGCCTGCCGGCCGCGATCGGCGTGCAGGTGGCGCATCCGGACAGCCTGGTCATCGACATCGCGGGCGATGCCTCGGTGCAGATGACGATGCAGGAGATGTCGACGGCGGTGCAGTACGAGCTGCCGATCAAGATCTTCATCCTCAACAACCAGTACATGGGCATGGTGCGGCAGTGGCAGCAGTTGCTGCACGGCAATCGCCTGTCGCATTCGTACTCGGAGGCGCTACCGGACTTCGTCAAGCTCGCGGAGGCCTATGGCGGCGTCGGCCTCCAGGTCACCAAACCCTCCGATCTCGACGGCGCCATCAAGGAGATGATCTCGGTCAAACGGCCGGTGCTGTTCGACTGCCGCGTCGCGGCGCTCGAAAACTGCTTCCCGATGATCCCCTCCGGCAAGGCACATAACGAGATGCTGTTGCCGGAGCAGGCCAATGACGAGGCCACGGCGAAGGCGTTCGCCGGCGGCAAGGCGCTGGTGTGA
- a CDS encoding TetR-like C-terminal domain-containing protein, translating to MREAARRAAVSPGAPFRHFPNRDALMAAAAGEAQRRFRAEIEVALGQAPATDPLGRFRAFGLAYLRWAMRNPAHFEIISTGRYFAHERSTELTQDNAELIALTEQMLADAARQGLLRSSDLKRIQIAGRALVYGFARMNLDGHFPRWGVEAGEIDRMAERVIDLFIAGIAKP from the coding sequence GTGCGCGAGGCCGCGCGCCGGGCCGCGGTGTCACCAGGGGCACCGTTCCGGCACTTCCCGAACCGCGATGCGCTGATGGCGGCCGCGGCCGGGGAGGCCCAGCGGCGCTTTCGTGCCGAGATCGAGGTGGCACTTGGCCAAGCTCCGGCCACCGATCCGCTCGGCCGCTTCCGCGCCTTTGGCCTCGCTTACCTGCGCTGGGCGATGCGCAATCCCGCACATTTCGAGATCATCTCCACGGGACGTTACTTCGCCCACGAACGCTCCACCGAGCTGACCCAAGACAATGCCGAGCTGATCGCACTGACGGAGCAGATGCTGGCCGACGCCGCCAGGCAGGGCCTGCTGCGCTCGTCCGACCTCAAGCGCATCCAGATCGCCGGCCGCGCCCTGGTCTACGGTTTTGCCCGGATGAATCTCGACGGTCATTTTCCGCGGTGGGGCGTCGAGGCAGGCGAAATCGACCGGATGGCGGAAAGGGTGATCGACCTGTTCATCGCAGGGATTGCGAAGCCTTAG
- a CDS encoding Do family serine endopeptidase, which produces MTAATIAPTRLRLGLAVLAVSAFGALSTPAAARGPDGIADVAEKVIDAVVNISTSQTVEAKGGGNAMPQLPPGSPFEEFFDDFFKNRKGPGGGSKGGDNGSGPPRKTNSLGSGFIIDTSGVVVTNNHVIADADEINVILNDGTKIKAELVGVDKKTDLAVLKFKPPRPLVAVKFGDSDKLRLGDWVVAIGNPFSLGGTVTAGIVSAKNRDISSGPYDSYIQTDASINRGNSGGPLFNLDGDVIGVNTLIISPSGGSIGIGFAVPSKTVAGVVDQLRQFGELRRGWLGVRIQSVTDEIAESLNIKPARGALVAGVDDKGPAKPAGIEPGDVIVKFDGKDVKDPKDLSRVVADTAVGKEADVVIIRKGEEQTKKVTLGRLQDPDKVQAAVKTDEPPPEKPVTQKALGLDLATLNKDLRSRYKIKDSVNGVVVTNVDASSDAAEKRLSAGDVIVEVAQEAVSSGADIQKRVDQLKKDGKKSVLLLVSNGEGELRFVALSVQ; this is translated from the coding sequence ATGACCGCTGCCACCATTGCCCCGACCCGCTTGCGCTTAGGGCTGGCTGTGCTCGCCGTCAGCGCGTTCGGCGCATTGAGCACGCCGGCCGCCGCGCGCGGACCGGACGGTATCGCCGACGTCGCCGAGAAGGTGATCGACGCGGTCGTCAACATTTCGACCTCGCAGACCGTCGAGGCCAAGGGCGGCGGCAACGCCATGCCGCAACTGCCGCCCGGCTCGCCCTTTGAGGAGTTCTTCGACGACTTCTTCAAGAACCGCAAGGGTCCCGGCGGCGGCAGCAAGGGCGGTGACAACGGCAGCGGCCCGCCGCGCAAGACCAACTCGCTCGGGAGCGGCTTCATCATCGATACGTCCGGCGTCGTCGTCACCAACAACCACGTCATCGCCGACGCCGACGAGATCAACGTCATCCTCAACGACGGCACCAAGATCAAGGCCGAGCTGGTCGGCGTCGACAAGAAGACGGACCTTGCCGTGCTCAAGTTCAAGCCGCCAAGGCCGCTGGTCGCGGTGAAGTTCGGCGACAGCGACAAGCTGCGCCTCGGCGACTGGGTGGTCGCGATCGGCAACCCGTTCAGCCTCGGCGGCACCGTGACGGCCGGCATCGTCTCGGCCAAGAACCGCGACATCTCCTCCGGCCCCTATGACAGCTACATCCAGACTGACGCCTCCATCAACCGCGGCAATTCCGGCGGTCCGCTGTTCAACCTCGATGGCGACGTCATCGGCGTCAACACCCTGATCATCTCGCCGTCCGGCGGCTCGATTGGCATCGGGTTCGCCGTGCCGTCGAAGACGGTCGCGGGCGTCGTCGACCAGTTGCGCCAGTTTGGCGAGCTGCGCCGCGGCTGGCTCGGGGTGCGCATCCAAAGCGTCACCGACGAGATCGCCGAGAGCCTCAACATCAAGCCGGCGCGCGGCGCGCTGGTCGCCGGCGTCGACGACAAGGGTCCGGCCAAGCCGGCCGGCATCGAGCCCGGCGACGTCATCGTCAAGTTCGACGGCAAGGACGTCAAGGATCCCAAGGATCTCTCCCGCGTCGTCGCCGACACGGCCGTCGGCAAGGAGGCCGATGTCGTCATCATCCGCAAGGGCGAGGAGCAGACCAAGAAGGTCACGCTCGGCCGCTTGCAGGATCCCGACAAGGTGCAGGCCGCGGTGAAGACCGACGAACCCCCGCCGGAGAAGCCGGTGACGCAGAAGGCGCTCGGCCTCGATCTCGCAACGCTGAACAAGGATCTGCGCTCGCGCTACAAGATCAAGGACAGCGTCAACGGCGTGGTCGTGACCAACGTCGACGCCAGTTCGGATGCGGCCGAGAAGCGCCTCTCTGCCGGCGACGTCATCGTCGAGGTCGCGCAGGAAGCCGTCTCCAGCGGCGCCGACATCCAGAAGCGCGTCGACCAGCTCAAGAAGGACGGCAAGAAGTCCGTGCTGCTGCTGGTCTCGAACGGCGAGGGCGAGCTGCGGTTCGTGGCCCTGAGCGTGCAGTAA
- a CDS encoding DUF2065 domain-containing protein, whose amino-acid sequence MRSIAFTDFLIGLGILFVLEGLMFAASPNWMRKAMKSAIATPDNILRAVGIGSAVAGLILIWVMRRPI is encoded by the coding sequence ATGAGGTCCATTGCGTTCACCGACTTCCTCATCGGCTTAGGCATTCTGTTCGTGCTGGAAGGCTTGATGTTCGCGGCAAGTCCGAACTGGATGCGCAAGGCCATGAAGAGCGCCATCGCCACGCCGGACAACATCCTGCGGGCAGTCGGGATCGGATCGGCCGTGGCCGGCCTGATCCTGATCTGGGTGATGCGCCGCCCGATTTAG
- a CDS encoding EamA family transporter produces the protein MKPADILIALMVAIIWGLAFVASRIALDEFSPELMTAMRFAIAAVPCLFIPKPKVAWSLLIAISFTLFLGQFLSQAYGIAHGVPVGLTSVVVQSQALFTIGFAAIAFGERPTPAQTLGIVIAAAGLLMICGTVGYDFSVSAFAVLMISPICFAIGNLLLRGARGAPMFDLFAWLCFTAAVPLFALALVVNGPVPTFQSLIHMSLTGLICLLVIGAISTSIAYWLWGRLLRDYPAAQVVPFALLVPFVGSAASSIVFGERFGPLRLAGMVTVIAGIAVMVLAKRPQVLPKTA, from the coding sequence ATGAAGCCGGCCGACATCCTCATCGCCCTCATGGTGGCGATCATCTGGGGGCTTGCCTTCGTGGCGAGCCGGATCGCGCTCGACGAGTTCTCGCCGGAGCTGATGACGGCGATGCGCTTTGCCATCGCCGCGGTGCCGTGCCTGTTCATTCCCAAGCCCAAGGTTGCGTGGTCTCTCCTGATCGCGATCAGCTTCACGCTGTTCCTTGGCCAGTTCCTGAGCCAGGCCTATGGTATTGCCCATGGCGTGCCGGTCGGGTTGACCTCTGTCGTTGTGCAGAGCCAGGCGCTGTTCACCATCGGCTTTGCCGCGATCGCCTTCGGCGAGCGTCCGACGCCGGCGCAGACGCTTGGCATCGTCATCGCCGCGGCCGGGCTGCTGATGATCTGCGGCACCGTCGGTTATGATTTCAGCGTCAGTGCTTTCGCGGTGCTGATGATCTCGCCGATCTGTTTTGCGATCGGCAACCTGCTGCTGCGCGGCGCCCGGGGCGCGCCGATGTTCGATCTGTTCGCCTGGCTCTGCTTCACGGCGGCCGTGCCGCTGTTCGCGCTCGCACTGGTCGTCAACGGGCCGGTGCCGACCTTCCAGTCGCTGATTCATATGTCGCTCACCGGTCTCATCTGCCTGCTCGTGATCGGGGCCATCTCCACCAGCATCGCCTATTGGCTGTGGGGCCGGCTGCTGCGTGATTATCCTGCCGCGCAGGTCGTCCCGTTCGCGCTGCTCGTGCCGTTCGTCGGCTCCGCCGCCTCCAGCATCGTGTTCGGCGAGCGGTTCGGGCCGCTGCGCCTTGCCGGCATGGTAACCGTGATCGCCGGCATCGCGGTGATGGTGCTGGCGAAGCGCCCGCAAGTCCTTCCGAAGACCGCGTGA
- a CDS encoding LysE family translocator: MASSLFYAFLAFMVVMYFTPGPNNIMLLSSGLTYGFRRTIPHIVGIVIGFAFMVAVVGLGLGTVFLAYPILQTVLKYAGAAYLIYLAVVIAFSGPAKPGEESARGPMTFWGAAMFQWINAKGWVIVIGTITAYAAIASFPLNIAIQTLISLLVGTASTVVWALFGTALRPVLTSERLVRAFNILMAILLLASLYPVFMDA, translated from the coding sequence ATGGCCTCCTCGCTGTTCTATGCCTTCCTCGCCTTCATGGTGGTGATGTACTTCACGCCGGGGCCGAACAACATCATGCTGTTGTCCTCCGGCCTGACCTACGGCTTCCGGCGCACCATCCCGCACATCGTCGGCATCGTCATCGGCTTTGCATTCATGGTCGCCGTCGTCGGCCTCGGGCTCGGCACCGTGTTTCTGGCCTATCCGATCCTCCAGACCGTCCTGAAATATGCCGGCGCCGCCTACCTGATCTACCTCGCCGTCGTGATCGCTTTCTCGGGCCCGGCCAAGCCGGGCGAGGAGAGTGCTCGCGGCCCGATGACCTTCTGGGGCGCGGCCATGTTCCAGTGGATCAACGCCAAGGGCTGGGTGATCGTGATCGGCACCATCACCGCCTATGCGGCGATCGCCAGCTTCCCCCTGAACATCGCGATCCAGACCCTGATCAGCCTGCTCGTCGGCACGGCTTCGACCGTGGTCTGGGCCTTGTTCGGCACTGCCTTGCGGCCCGTCCTGACCTCCGAGCGGCTGGTCCGTGCCTTCAATATCCTGATGGCGATCCTGCTGCTCGCCTCCCTCTATCCCGTTTTCATGGATGCATGA
- the ilvC gene encoding ketol-acid reductoisomerase, with protein sequence MRVYYDRDADLNLIKGKKVVIVGYGSQGHAHALNLKDSGVKEVAIALRQGSASAKKAEAAGFKVMEVAEAAKWADLVMMLTPDELQGDIYREHLHDNMKKGAALVFAHGLNVHFNLLDPRADLDVLMIAPKGPGHTVRSEYQRGGGVPCLIAIAKDVSGNAHDLGLSYASAIGGGRAGIIETTFKEECETDLFGEQVVLCGGLVELIKGGYETLVEAGYAPEMAYFECLHEVKLIVDLIYEGGIANMNYSISNTAEYGEYVTGPRIVTAETKAEMKRVLADIQGGKFARDWMLENKVNQTSFKATRAKLAQHPIEEVGAKLRDMMPWIKKGALVDKSKN encoded by the coding sequence ATGCGTGTTTATTACGATCGCGACGCCGACCTGAACCTGATCAAGGGGAAGAAGGTCGTCATCGTCGGCTACGGCAGCCAGGGCCACGCCCACGCGCTGAACCTCAAGGATTCCGGCGTCAAGGAGGTGGCGATTGCGCTGCGCCAGGGCTCGGCCTCGGCCAAGAAGGCGGAAGCCGCCGGCTTCAAGGTGATGGAAGTGGCCGAAGCCGCCAAATGGGCTGATCTCGTCATGATGCTGACCCCGGATGAGCTCCAGGGCGACATCTATCGCGAGCACCTGCACGATAACATGAAAAAGGGCGCCGCCCTCGTGTTCGCGCACGGCCTCAACGTCCACTTCAACCTGCTCGATCCGCGCGCCGACCTCGACGTGCTGATGATCGCGCCGAAGGGCCCCGGCCACACCGTACGCTCCGAATATCAGCGCGGCGGCGGCGTGCCCTGCCTGATCGCGATCGCCAAGGACGTCTCGGGCAACGCGCATGATCTCGGCCTGTCCTACGCCTCCGCCATCGGCGGCGGCCGCGCCGGCATCATCGAAACCACCTTCAAGGAAGAATGCGAGACCGATCTGTTCGGCGAGCAGGTGGTGCTCTGCGGCGGCCTGGTCGAGCTGATCAAGGGCGGCTACGAGACCCTGGTCGAGGCCGGCTACGCCCCGGAGATGGCCTATTTCGAGTGCCTGCACGAGGTGAAGCTGATCGTCGACCTGATCTATGAAGGCGGCATCGCCAACATGAACTACTCGATCTCGAACACCGCCGAGTATGGCGAGTACGTCACCGGCCCGCGCATCGTCACCGCCGAGACCAAGGCCGAGATGAAGCGCGTTCTCGCCGACATCCAGGGCGGCAAGTTCGCCCGCGACTGGATGCTCGAGAACAAGGTCAACCAGACCTCGTTCAAGGCGACCCGCGCCAAGCTCGCCCAGCATCCGATCGAGGAAGTCGGCGCGAAGCTGCGCGACATGATGCCCTGGATCAAGAAGGGCGCACTGGTCGACAAGTCGAAGAACTGA
- the miaA gene encoding tRNA (adenosine(37)-N6)-dimethylallyltransferase MiaA, with the protein MSGEHLSKAVLIAGPTASGKSALALELALSAGGIVINADSMQVYRDLRIITARPTHAEEGRAPHRLYGHVDAAVNFSAGAWVSDAANALEEAKAEGRLPIFTGGTGLYFKALTAGLSVVPPIPTDVREDVRARLERNGAEALHAELARRDPRAAERLNLRDRTRIARALEVIEATGRSLLDWHQEGQPPLLPRDSFRAIFLAPERDELYARIDARFDAMLGAGALAEIERLAARGLDPLLPAMKAHGVPALIRHLRGELNLGDAATIGRADTRHYAKRQFTWFRHQLPEFEWVKPEEARGWLAAVVSAARDQG; encoded by the coding sequence GTGAGCGGGGAGCATTTGAGCAAGGCGGTGCTTATCGCAGGCCCGACCGCCAGCGGCAAGTCGGCGCTGGCGCTCGAGCTTGCCCTGAGCGCGGGCGGAATCGTCATCAACGCCGATTCCATGCAGGTCTATCGGGACCTCCGCATCATCACGGCGCGTCCCACACATGCCGAGGAGGGGCGCGCGCCGCACCGCCTCTATGGCCATGTCGATGCGGCCGTGAATTTTTCGGCCGGTGCCTGGGTGAGCGACGCTGCAAATGCGCTTGAAGAAGCGAAGGCCGAAGGGCGCCTGCCGATCTTCACCGGCGGCACCGGGCTCTATTTCAAGGCGCTGACGGCCGGCCTCTCCGTGGTGCCGCCGATCCCCACTGACGTCCGTGAAGACGTGCGCGCCCGGCTGGAGCGCAATGGCGCGGAGGCACTGCACGCGGAACTCGCGCGCCGCGACCCGCGTGCCGCGGAGCGATTGAACCTGCGCGACCGAACCCGCATCGCGCGCGCACTTGAAGTGATCGAGGCGACCGGCCGTTCGCTGCTGGACTGGCACCAGGAAGGTCAGCCGCCGCTGCTGCCCAGAGACAGCTTTCGCGCCATCTTCCTCGCCCCCGAACGCGACGAGCTCTACGCCCGCATCGACGCCCGTTTCGACGCCATGTTAGGTGCCGGCGCCCTCGCCGAGATCGAGCGCCTCGCCGCGCGAGGCCTCGATCCGCTGCTGCCGGCGATGAAGGCCCATGGCGTGCCGGCACTGATCCGGCATTTGCGCGGCGAGCTCAATCTCGGGGACGCCGCCACGATCGGACGCGCCGATACCCGCCACTACGCCAAGCGGCAATTCACCTGGTTCCGGCATCAATTGCCGGAGTTCGAATGGGTGAAGCCGGAGGAGGCGAGGGGGTGGCTCGCTGCCGTTGTCAGCGCCGCGCGGGACCAGGGCTGA
- a CDS encoding class I SAM-dependent methyltransferase: MLARDWYYNERNRMGIGPAVASIYDSHEDADLRARAALKMLGVQRGWRIADIGCGNGVLATEAALMGAEIDAIDISPAMLALAEIYARDRKAKVATQSAGLLSFAYRPDSYDLIVSEFTLHHLPDFWKAVAMSRIFRALKPGASFYLRDIVYASMPDAIERDVEQWADFQIKNHDFSRESVVTHMRDEYSTFGWVMERMLTDVGFTLVSADYHAPMHGTYLLRKPKAGEQG; encoded by the coding sequence ATGCTGGCGCGCGACTGGTACTACAACGAGCGGAACCGGATGGGGATCGGCCCCGCAGTGGCCTCGATCTACGACAGCCACGAGGATGCCGATCTGCGGGCGCGCGCCGCGCTGAAAATGCTCGGTGTCCAGCGCGGCTGGCGCATCGCCGATATCGGCTGCGGCAACGGCGTGCTCGCCACCGAAGCGGCGCTGATGGGCGCCGAGATCGATGCCATCGACATCTCGCCGGCGATGCTGGCGCTGGCCGAGATCTACGCCCGCGACCGCAAGGCAAAGGTCGCGACGCAGTCGGCCGGCCTGCTCAGCTTCGCCTACCGGCCGGACTCCTACGACCTGATCGTCAGCGAGTTCACGCTGCATCATCTGCCGGATTTCTGGAAGGCGGTGGCGATGTCGCGGATTTTTCGTGCGCTGAAGCCTGGAGCGAGCTTTTACCTGCGCGACATCGTGTACGCCTCGATGCCCGACGCGATCGAACGCGACGTCGAACAATGGGCTGACTTTCAGATCAAGAACCACGATTTCTCGCGCGAGAGCGTGGTGACGCATATGCGCGACGAATATTCCACCTTCGGCTGGGTGATGGAGCGGATGCTGACCGATGTCGGCTTCACGCTGGTCTCGGCCGATTACCACGCACCGATGCACGGCACGTATCTCTTACGCAAACCGAAAGCCGGCGAGCAAGGCTAG
- the ilvN gene encoding acetolactate synthase small subunit, with protein MNQPASAYFIEDRHDPNETHTLSVLVQNEPGVLARVIGLFSGRGYNIESLTVSETEAQKHLSRITIVTTGTPMVIEQIKHQLDRMIPVYRVVDMTQTKRSIERELAMVKVRGQGEHRVEALRLADAFRARVIDATTESFVFEITGNTDKINQYIDLMRPLGLVEVSRTGVAAIGRGPEGM; from the coding sequence ATGAACCAGCCGGCATCCGCCTACTTCATCGAGGACCGTCACGATCCCAACGAGACGCACACCCTCTCGGTGCTCGTGCAGAACGAGCCCGGGGTGCTCGCGCGCGTGATCGGCCTGTTCTCCGGGCGCGGCTACAATATCGAGAGCCTCACCGTCTCCGAGACCGAGGCCCAGAAGCACCTGTCGCGCATCACCATCGTCACCACCGGTACGCCGATGGTGATCGAGCAGATCAAGCATCAGCTCGACCGTATGATCCCGGTCTACCGCGTCGTCGACATGACCCAGACCAAGCGCTCGATCGAGCGCGAGCTTGCGATGGTGAAGGTGCGGGGGCAGGGCGAGCATCGCGTCGAGGCGCTGCGGCTCGCGGATGCGTTCCGCGCCCGCGTGATCGACGCCACCACCGAGAGCTTTGTGTTCGAGATCACAGGCAATACGGACAAGATCAATCAATATATCGACCTGATGCGCCCGCTCGGCCTTGTCGAGGTGTCGCGCACCGGTGTTGCCGCGATCGGCCGCGGGCCTGAAGGAATGTGA